The nucleotide sequence GACCTGATATCGTGTGTTTTCAATATTAGTTAAATCAACATTGCTTCAGACCGACGCGCTGCAGTTAACACCACATTAATACActattgagaaacataaatcTCGACCACAGGCTGCAGTGGTGTGTTTGGTAACATATATGTATGATTGAACCCAACTGgagttaataaagaaaatgtatgaTGTTGCATGATTAACCTAAACCTCTATAATATATGTTGTACAATCTCAACTCTCCTACTCACTGTAAAATGCCATCCCAGCCTTGAcgttaataaatacaaaagtGTTGTGTATACTGCAGATATAGTTAATACCGAAATTTTCACTTATACTCTAAATGAGAATGTATTAAAGGTAATAATTCTTCTTACAAATGTACAACGTTGAAGAGAtaaaagccgaggtcgcttgcggccaagGCATCACGATATGTGTTAAAAAGATATTCATAAACGTACTATATTCAATATACAGAGTTGAAGAGATAAaagccgagatcgcttgcagCCGAGGCATCACAATATGTGTTAAAAAGATATTCATAAAGCTATTACATTCCATATACACCGTTAAAGAGATAAAAgacgaggtcgcttgcggccgaggcatcaCAATATGTGTTAAAAAGATGTTCAATATACAGCACAGCGTTGAAAAGATAAAAGCCGAAGCTGCTTGTGGCTAAGGCATTAGAGTGCGAATTTTCGATACAATGTTGTACTACAACGTCTCAGACGCAAGCTTAATGACCTGATATCGTGTGTTTTCCAGCTTCGTTAAATCAACATTGTTTCAAACCGACTGCAGTTAACACCACATAAATACActattgagaaacataaatgTCGGCCACAGGCTGCCTTGGTGTGTTTGGTAACATAAATGTATGATTGAACTCAACTAgagttaataaagaaaatgtatgaTTTTACGTGATTAACCTAATCTCTATAATATATGTTATACAATCTTAACTCTCCTACTCACTGTAAAATGCCATCCCAGCCttgatgttaataaatataaaagtgtTTTGTATACTGCAGGTTTTTAGGATATAGTTAATACCGAAATTTTCACTTATACTCTAAATGagaatgtattaaaattaataattcttcatacaaaaagtataacaaatatctttttttacaGAAATCATCAGGATTGTTTGCAATATTACCTCCACCGAAAACACAACCAATAACAACAAAACATTTTGTACCAAATTCAGTAAAACGGAACCTAACACCAAGAAATGCAACccaaaacgttaaaaatccaaaaattaataaagcacCACCAACtaaaccaaaaaaagaaattgtaccCGAAGAACTTGAAAGTGATGATGAAGATCTTAAAGATATCCCAGATACATTTGATGAGGAAACATGGCAAAAAGTTTGTGGGAAAGTTAAAAAACCAATTAAACCGATTATTGAAGTTGTGTCAGAACCTGGTAATGAGGCGGTTATTGAAATTGCACCTGAACCAGTAAAATCTTATCAAGGATTGGATAATAAAGctgtaaatgattttttttaatattttattatttaaattttatttcttcaattgCAGTTCAAAGAACTTATGGGGGCTAATCATAAAAGAAAAGGTCAACaacaaaatatcaatattgttGATATCAATGAAGAAGAAATACTACCTGATAAAGATGTTTGGATGACAAAGGCGTTAACCGATCCGGAACTTAGCGCTAAATATGTCGTGAAAGATCCTGTAAATGATACATGCAAAAGGAAACATCATATTACGTATTTAGCCCAAcaggtaataaaaaaatgtatctaagaaatttttaaacaaaaaataacctttaagaTCTACtgatatattttaaaagcCAATTAATCACCTTGGAAATATTGGTATTATATCGCGATGACCTTCGATTAGATAAACATTGTTTTACAGCTTTTTTATAAAGGTTTTAAAATTGTCgtgaattgaaattaaaattttttttaggcgAAAGCCAACGAGCAAGAATTGCAGAATCAATGGGCTTCGAACAGATTTACTCGGCAGAAAACGCAGGCGAAATAtggattttgagatattaaataagattagttaataaaatttttaaataaaatatttattttttataatacttacaacctttaatatcatttcattagataaatacaaaaatagatCAGTCGAAtacgataattaatattaaatcttattatttaagCGAACATATTATTAGGTGGtaatcacatttttaaattgattcaaATGGTACGTACAAAAGTCGTCTTAGCACAATTAGTGGTAGGTGAGGTACAAATATAATGATAAATACAATAACTGGGCTGCAAATAATCAGGATTAGAGCGTAAAGGAATAACACCATCGACAGATTCAGTAAACAATGGTTGTAGATCAACTTTTCCATGTCTTTTTACCATCGCCACctaaaaaatacaagaaaaaacgGAAACGGATTATAAAGAAATGTCTCCCAAtgcaaatttggttttatacTTGTATATAAATGGCATTTAAAGTCCATTTGGATGGCCTCTACctgttaaatattatattagttTTTTGAGGTGTGTGCGTGTGTTAAAAGAAACTAGTTGTGCGTAAATACCAGTTCTATAATTTCAAGGTCTAAATAGGCTTACTCACAATTATCCTTATGTTTGTAAATATCCAGAAAAAAAGACGCATTGTAGGGTTGAAATATATTTTGGGAGAAATGTTACATCTTCGTTTTATAAATGATTATAGAACTAGATATTTAAATGTTATCGTTTACCCGAGCTCACCACAGAAACATTAACGACGAAATACAGCGAACTTCGAATCTGGTATTACACGATACTTACATAATCCAAAAGTAGGTCTCACTTTCTTTTCCATTACTGCCGCTATTTTCCTTTTTGCCGCTCTCCCCGTTTGCAGCGGTCCGCTTTGACGACTCCGCCTCCTTTGCGCGTTCCAAATTGTGCAGAAGCTTATCTAAAACTTTAATCATCTCTCGAGAACCGGACCTTCTGGCCGAAAAACCTCCGATCGCGTTCTCTTTATTTTACTCCGAAATAAACACTATACCGTTAATATTGCGACTTTTAATTCAGTATGCAGTTCAGACTTCAAAGTACGAATTTCTCGAATCTTTCCGGACCTAATCGTCTTATAACAGATATCTGTCGTACTCGCTTATCGGCGTTTCGAGTGTCTGTGTTTAAGGAGATATCTGAATCCCAATTTTGTTCCATTCTATTCACAACTCACGACGATTTGCAATTTGACCTTCGAACTACTTTCTCTTGCTTCACAACATTTGTTTGGTTTTGTCTATATttagtaaatgttttaattttttttattattcataaaataaaatgattttggatttttttatacttttaataTATTCTTTCTGAAACAAGCatcataacaataataaaattatctcaaTGAGTCACTCTATATTAGTTATTTTCATACGTAATAGCTCTGTTTACAATCTTATTGagttgttattaatattattgaaataaatatgtacgTAATATAACTGTAGAAATAGTTGTatgaaaacatttaaatataagGATTATAACTAACGGaagtaaagaagaaaaataaaatatcgttgAGGATGGTTGCGTGCTGCAGGTGGTAAGAGAGAAAGAgtcaatttattatatattctGAACGTCCTACAAGAACTGGATTGACCACACCCAGCGGGACAAAAATTCCAAACATGCACTTGGCACGCAGAGTTTTCCATTGTTTATGCGTTGTGTGTAAACACGATATCGGTAAATATAGGAATTGACCGTAATTGTTTCGATTCTTTCGCAATCTCAACCTGTTGGGTCTCCTTTGTCGTTTTATTTAGATTCGCTAAAAGCTATTTATTACCAAGTAATTTGCTCTCAAGGTTAGATATCAACCCATATCTTACAAGTTAACATTAGAACATGATTTCGATTGGGTTCATTgacttttatcaaattaagaatcgatttattttttaacttcaatGTTCTTTTGAAGATCTGACACAATTGATGTCCATTATCAGAAGTCGGGTTAAAAGTCTCCGATAAACAACGTAGTTGttacgaaaaaataaaaatacgttTAACAATGAAGCATCTCTTGTAGTTGTTGAAAACTATCTCCTTGACAAACATGTCGAACACTTTTGTCCGATGCTTAGTAATTATTTTGTGCGCGATTTACTTTGCGCGTAGTGCAACAATCATAGAATACGATAGTGAAAATGCCCACACTAAAGTGACGACTGAAAACGTGACTGAAGACTCTTATAGTAAGATTAGTTAATAGTAAAAAAgcttaaattgaaaattaaattttagttgaAGTAGGAATTGTAAAACAACAGCATCATTTATTCGTGGGAAGATGTAGCCCAAAAGATATTAAATACCACGGTGAAAACATTATTGTTAACAACGATGGAAAAAGTCATGTTGGTGCTGatattttggtattaaaagcacgtttatttaaatgaatgatttaacgaaataaattctttagaTTACCATTGACGGTCTAGTTTACATAACTTGCGTCAAAGTTTGGGATCAAGTCCCGGATGGAGAAGGTGGATATCCTTATTATACTGATGGAGGTGTTGGAAAAAACTTTATTAGGTTCAATGTCACAACTGGATATGGAAAAGGTTTCGATTTTTACGTAGAAATTTTCGGAAGACCGCTTGAAGTTATTAATAGAAATTCCTcaaaaagttaacaatacataaataatataccaaagaatttttgttttaatgctttttatataaaaaaaatcatataaaaaatattaacaataaatgaaTATATAAATTGAACGGCAAGTAAATTGTGTACTaagtctaaaaaaat is from Onthophagus taurus isolate NC chromosome 8, IU_Otau_3.0, whole genome shotgun sequence and encodes:
- the LOC111425505 gene encoding uncharacterized protein; this translates as MSLVAYDNSDSDGEELEHEVRENGKVIIPEKGLFTSLPQPNVQNNTDEVTEEEDEFLKKKEVGMDKPPKQKIKITVPLPSDFSDEEDEGGNLKKKQKTLSKSSGLFAILPPPKTQPITTKHFVPNSVKRNLTPRNATQNVKNPKINKAPPTKPKKEIVPEELESDDEDLKDIPDTFDEETWQKVCGKVKKPIKPIIEVVSEPGNEAVIEIAPEPVKSYQGLDNKAFKELMGANHKRKGQQQNINIVDINEEEILPDKDVWMTKALTDPELSAKYVVKDPVNDTCKRKHHITYLAQQAKANEQELQNQWASNRFTRQKTQAKYGF
- the LOC111425539 gene encoding uncharacterized protein produces the protein MSNTFVRCLVIILCAIYFARSATIIEYDSENAHTKVTTENVTEDSYIEVGIVKQQHHLFVGRCSPKDIKYHGENIIVNNDGKSHVGADILITIDGLVYITCVKVWDQVPDGEGGYPYYTDGGVGKNFIRFNVTTGYGKGFDFYVEIFGRPLEVINRNSSKS